CGACGTCCCCCGGGCCGAACTCGGCCCCGATCCCGATGGCGGAGAGCGCGCCGCGCCCCACCTGGTAGGTGAAGGGGTCGTACCCAAAAAGCGCGAGGTGCCCCGGCCCCGACCCGGGGGCGAGGCCGGGGTGGACCGGGGTGAGGAGGCCTAGGGCGGAGCGCTGCGCGAGCGCGTCCAGGTTCGGGGTGCGGGCCGCGGCCAGCTCGGTGGGGCCGCCGGGCGTTTGGGGCAGGCCGCCCACCCCGTCGAGGACCACGAGGAGGATCTTCGAGGGCGTCTTCCGGCTGAGCTCCGCGATGTGCGGTAGGAGATCCAGCATGGCTTTATTGTAGCCCGGCCTTTCCGTGAGGCGCCGGGAGAACTCGCCAGCAGCGCGTTGGGCGGATCGGCCGTGTGGCCCTCCCGAGGGTGTGCGGGGCAGGTGCCGCGCGCGCCGTTGGTGGGAGCGCTTGCGGGACGGCGGAGTCCGAGGGGTGGGCGCAATCTAGTTGACAATATCATTATCAAATGTTATGATCTGAATTGGTGAAGATTGTGGGACACGCGCCCTTTCGAGGAAAGGAGGCAGTATGATGCGCTGGGACCCCTTCAAGGAGATCGAAGAGCTACAGGAACGGCTAGGTCGCATGTTCACCCCGCGCCCCGGGGAACGCGAGACCTTCGCGCCCCTCGTGGACGTGACCGAGGACGAGGCGGGCCTCCACCTCGCGGTCTACCTGCCGGGGGTGGAGCCGGACCGGGTCGACGTGATCGCCGAACAGGAGACCCTCACGGTCCGCGGCTCGAGGCCCCTGGAGCAAAAGGAAGGCGTCGCGTACCACCGGGTGGAAGGCCCCTACGGCAACTTCGTGCGGAGCTTCTCCATCCCCTCCGTGTACGACCTCTCCCGGGTCCAAGCCCGCTTCAAGCACGGGGTCCTCTACCTGGACGTACCCCGCGCCGAAGCCACCAAACCGCGCAAGGTCCAGATCCAGGTGGAAGGCTAACCCCGCCCGCCGGGGAAAGGAGGCGCGCATGCTCGAGCGCTTCTGGCCCTTCAAAAAGGGCCGGTTCCGCCGCGCGATCGAGGGCGTGCTCGAGCGGGTCTGGAGTGAGGGCCTCGAGTCCCTAGAGCCCAAGGCCGAGCTCCTGGAGGAGGAAGGCCGCTACCGGCTGCGCCTCGAGGTGCCCGGCCTCGGCAAGAACGACCTCAAGGTCTACCTCGAGGGGGATTACCTGGTGGTGGAGGGGGAACGCAAGGAGGAGCGCCGTACCCGGCGGTACTCCGAGATCCACTACGGCCGGATCTACCGGGCCTTCCCCCTCCCCCCGGACGCCCGGCGCGAAGGGCTTAAGGCCCGGCTGCGTCGCGGGGTGCTCGAGGTGAGCATCCCCCGCGAGGCCCTGCCCCGGCACGAGGTCGAACTGGAGGAGATCGACCTCGAGTAAGGGCGAGTGGGAGGAACGGCGATGCGCATCGAGGAAAGCGTGCTGCCCGGCGTGGGGCGCAAGTACACGATCCACACCCGCTCCAACGACCGTCTGGTCGTCGTCGTGCACCACTCCGGGCGGCGGGAGGTGTACTTCTACCCGGACGCGCAGGAGGACCCCACCGCGACCCTGGAGCTCAGCGACGAAGAGGCCCGCGAGGTCGGCGCGATCCTCTCCGGGGTCCTCTTCCACCCTGAGGCGGTCGGGGAGGTCAAGACCCACCTCGCCCGCCAGACGATCGAATGGATCGAGATCCCGGCCGGCGCGCCCTGTGTGGGACGCCCCCTCAGCGCCTGCCAGCCCCAGGTCTCCGGCGCGCACGTGCTCGCGGTGCTGCGGGAAGGGGAGGCCCTGTTGCCCAACCCCCCGCCCGACACCCGCCTCGAGCCGGGCGACACCCTGGTCGTGGCCGGGCCACGCGAAGCGGTCGACGCCTTCAAACGCAGCTTGCAGTAGGAACCATCCATGAGCGAATCGGTACTGGACTTCACCCTGGCTGCCGCCTTGCTCGCGCTGGGAGCGGCCCTCGTGCACCGCTTCCGCTTCCCCCCGCTCCCCGCGTACCTCCTCGTGGGCCTCGCGATCGGCGCGCGGCTCGACGTGGAGGCCCTCGAGCCCCTGCCCAGCCTGGGCCTGCTCCTCCTCCTCTTCTCGGTCGGGCTCGAGTTCGGCCTGGACCGGCTCGGCACCCTGGCCCGCTGGGGCACGCGCGCGGGCGGGTGGGACGCGCTCGCCCTGGTCGCCGGGAGTTTCCTCGGGTTGATCCTGGGACTGGACCTGTACGCCGCGGTGCTCCTCGGCGGCGTGCTCTACGCCTCCTCGAGCGCGGTGATCGCCAAGCTCATCATCGACCTGCGCCGCGCCGCGAGCCCGGAGAGCGAGGTGGCCCTCACCGTCCTGGTCTTCGAGGACCTGGTGATTGCCCTGGTCCTCGCCCTTTTCGGCGGGCACGGGGACCCCGCCGCCCTGGTCTGGGGGGTGGCGCTCGCGGCCGGGTACCTGGCCTTCACCCGCTGGGGTGCAGGGCGGCTCGTGCCCTGGGTGGAGCGCTTCTCCGACGAGCTCGTCCTTCTCCTCGGCGCGGCCTTCGTGACCGGCACCGCCACCCTCTTCCACGCGGTGGGAGCTTCCGGGGAGGTGGGCGCCTTCCTCGCAGGAGTAGTGGCCGCGGGGCTGGGGCTTCGCGAGCGGTTCGAGCACCTCTTTGCCCCCGTGCGGGACCTCGCGGTGGCCTTCTTCTTCCTCACGGTGGGCGCCCAAGCCCTCGGCCTCCTCGCGGGCCTCACCCTCCAGGCGGTCCTGCTCGTGGCGCTCGGAGTGCTCCTCAAGCTGGGGCTGGACTACCGCGCGGGCCGCGCCGCCGGGCTGGACGCCCGCCACAGCGCCCTCGCCGCGGCCTACCTCGTGCCGCGCGGGGAGTTCAACCTGATCCTGGGCGCCCTGGCCCTCCAGGCGGGGCAAACGCTCGTGGCGCAGGTCGCGGTCCTCTCCGTCCTGGTCACGGTGCCCTTGGGCGCCCTCCTCATCCGGTACGCCCCGGAGTGGACGCGGCGCCGGGCTACATCCACGCGAACGCCTAGCGTGAAAGGAGGTGAAGCATGATCCGTGCCATACCTCAACCCCAAACGCGGCGAACACCCTTCGCTACGCGTCGTCGCGGCACGCAGGTGCTCCCCCGACGCCAGGCTTACGCGCCGGCCCAACCCCAGGACCCGCGCCTGACCTACCTCACCCGCGTGTACACCGTGGACCGCGGGGTTGCACGGGAGCTCCTCGCCAGCCTCGAGGCCGCCGGTCAGGCCCAGCGCCTCTACCCGGAGGTCCTCGCCCGCGAGGCCTACGCCCCCCTCACCCCCTCCGGGGTGGGGTAACGCCCCCGCGCTGCGGCTCGAGTGCGCTATCCTCTGAAACAAATCCCCTGGGTTTGGAGGTGCCCCTATGGATATCTTCTTTCAGTTGTTCTGGCTTTTCTTTATCTTCTCGGCCTTGAGCCCCTATATCACGCAGCAGACCCTGTTCTCCGCCCGAGCGCGTAAGATCGCCGAGCTCGAGCGCAAGCGGGGCAGCCGCGTGATCACCCTGATCCACCGGCAGGAGTCCGTGAGCCTGTTGGGGATCCCCTTGAGCCGCTTCATCAACATCGACGACTCCGAGCAGGTCCTCCGCGCCATCCGCATGACCGACAAGGACGTGCCGATCGACCTGGTGCTGCACACCCCGGGCGGGCTGGTCCTCGCGGCGGAGCAGATCGCGGAAGCCCTCAAGCGCCACCCCGCCAAGGTCACGGTCTTCGTGCCGCACTACGCCATGTCCGGCGGGACCCTGATCGCGCTGGCCGCGGACGAGATCGTGATGGACGAGAACGCGGTCCTCGGGCCGGTGGACCCCCAGCTCGGCCAGTACCCGGCGGCCTCCATCCTCAAGGTCCTCGAGACCAAGGACCCCAAGGACATCGAGGACCAGACCCTGATCCTCGCGGACGTGGCGCGGAAGGCCCTCGATCAGGTGAAGCGCACCGTGAAGGGCCTCCTCGCGGACAAGTTCGGGGAGGAGAAGGCCGAGGAGGTCGCCGCGCTCCTCAGCCAAGGCACTTGGACGCACGACTACCCCATCAGCGTGGAGGAAGCGCGCGCGATGGGCCTGCCGGTCTCCACCCAGATGCCGGCCGAGGTGTACGCCCTCATGGACCTCTACCCGCAGGCGCACGGGGGCCGGCCCAGCGTGCAGTACGTCCCGATCCCCCAGCAGCGGGAAACCCCACGGCCTACGGGGCGTCGCTAGCCTCGCCCAGCGACCGGTCCAGCGCCTCGTACGCCGCGTACCCAAGGAGCGCGTACAGCTCCGCGCGGGTCTGCATCCGCGGCACCCAGCGGGCCGCGGACCCCTCCCGCCGCAGTGCGGCCAGCACCCCCTCCACCGCCTTCATCGCCGCGCGGAGCGCGGTGACCGGGAAGATCACGATCCGGTACCCCCACGCGAACAACCGCGCCGCGGGCACGAGCGGCGACCGCCCGAACTCCGTCATGTTCGCGAGGAGCGGGGCCCGCACGCGCCGGGCGAACGCCCGGAACTCCGCCGCGGACTCGAGCGCCTCCGGGAAGACCACGTCCGCCCCGGCCTTCAAGTACAACTCGGCGCGCGCCACGGCCGCCTCGAACCCCTCCGGGCCGCGCGCGTCGGTGCGCGCGACGATCACCAGGTGCTCCCGCGCCCGGCGCGCCGCGGCGATTTTCTCGGCCATGACCTCCGCCGCGACCACCGCCTT
This region of Marinithermus hydrothermalis DSM 14884 genomic DNA includes:
- a CDS encoding Hsp20/alpha crystallin family protein — encoded protein: MMRWDPFKEIEELQERLGRMFTPRPGERETFAPLVDVTEDEAGLHLAVYLPGVEPDRVDVIAEQETLTVRGSRPLEQKEGVAYHRVEGPYGNFVRSFSIPSVYDLSRVQARFKHGVLYLDVPRAEATKPRKVQIQVEG
- a CDS encoding Hsp20/alpha crystallin family protein; translation: MLERFWPFKKGRFRRAIEGVLERVWSEGLESLEPKAELLEEEGRYRLRLEVPGLGKNDLKVYLEGDYLVVEGERKEERRTRRYSEIHYGRIYRAFPLPPDARREGLKARLRRGVLEVSIPREALPRHEVELEEIDLE
- a CDS encoding cation:proton antiporter regulatory subunit; translation: MRIEESVLPGVGRKYTIHTRSNDRLVVVVHHSGRREVYFYPDAQEDPTATLELSDEEAREVGAILSGVLFHPEAVGEVKTHLARQTIEWIEIPAGAPCVGRPLSACQPQVSGAHVLAVLREGEALLPNPPPDTRLEPGDTLVVAGPREAVDAFKRSLQ
- a CDS encoding cation:proton antiporter, which gives rise to MSESVLDFTLAAALLALGAALVHRFRFPPLPAYLLVGLAIGARLDVEALEPLPSLGLLLLLFSVGLEFGLDRLGTLARWGTRAGGWDALALVAGSFLGLILGLDLYAAVLLGGVLYASSSAVIAKLIIDLRRAASPESEVALTVLVFEDLVIALVLALFGGHGDPAALVWGVALAAGYLAFTRWGAGRLVPWVERFSDELVLLLGAAFVTGTATLFHAVGASGEVGAFLAGVVAAGLGLRERFEHLFAPVRDLAVAFFFLTVGAQALGLLAGLTLQAVLLVALGVLLKLGLDYRAGRAAGLDARHSALAAAYLVPRGEFNLILGALALQAGQTLVAQVAVLSVLVTVPLGALLIRYAPEWTRRRATSTRTPSVKGGEA
- a CDS encoding SDH family Clp fold serine proteinase, translated to MDIFFQLFWLFFIFSALSPYITQQTLFSARARKIAELERKRGSRVITLIHRQESVSLLGIPLSRFINIDDSEQVLRAIRMTDKDVPIDLVLHTPGGLVLAAEQIAEALKRHPAKVTVFVPHYAMSGGTLIALAADEIVMDENAVLGPVDPQLGQYPAASILKVLETKDPKDIEDQTLILADVARKALDQVKRTVKGLLADKFGEEKAEEVAALLSQGTWTHDYPISVEEARAMGLPVSTQMPAEVYALMDLYPQAHGGRPSVQYVPIPQQRETPRPTGRR
- the prpB gene encoding methylisocitrate lyase produces the protein MSWLVKPKTNEPAALRLRRHLEAEEALLAPGVFNALVALEAERQGFKALYFSGGAYAASLGLPDVGLLTLEDVVHGVRWVTRAVDLPVIVDADTGFGGALNVARAVRELEAVGAAAIQIEDQVMPKRCGHLAGKAVVAAEVMAEKIAAARRAREHLVIVARTDARGPEGFEAAVARAELYLKAGADVVFPEALESAAEFRAFARRVRAPLLANMTEFGRSPLVPAARLFAWGYRIVIFPVTALRAAMKAVEGVLAALRREGSAARWVPRMQTRAELYALLGYAAYEALDRSLGEASDAP